A region of Streptomyces halobius DNA encodes the following proteins:
- a CDS encoding DUF4395 domain-containing protein, giving the protein MSDKDTDGIDVRGPRFGAALTSVVLAAVLISGSGWLLAFQALVFAVGAGAGVQRSPYAWLFKVAVRPRLAPPTAFEDAAPPRFAQGVGLVFTMIGLVGYFAGPEWLGLAATGCALAAAFLNAVFGYCLGCEVYVLLRRASG; this is encoded by the coding sequence ATGAGTGACAAGGACACGGACGGTATCGACGTACGGGGCCCGAGGTTCGGGGCGGCGCTGACGAGCGTCGTGCTGGCCGCCGTACTGATCAGTGGGAGCGGGTGGCTGCTGGCGTTCCAGGCGCTGGTCTTCGCCGTCGGGGCGGGGGCCGGTGTCCAGCGGTCGCCGTACGCCTGGCTGTTCAAGGTGGCGGTGCGCCCGCGGCTGGCGCCGCCGACCGCGTTCGAGGATGCCGCGCCGCCGCGCTTCGCCCAGGGCGTCGGGCTGGTCTTCACGATGATCGGGCTGGTGGGCTATTTCGCGGGGCCGGAATGGCTGGGGCTCGCGGCCACCGGCTGCGCGCTCGCGGCGGCCTTTCTCAATGCCGTGTTCGGATACTGCCTCGGATGCGAGGTGTATGTGCTGCTGCGGCGGGCGAGCGGGTGA
- a CDS encoding TlpA family protein disulfide reductase translates to MTGLMVCIAVLAAASVFGVLWRRRDGRLKVRGRDDGARLGAAEIGAELGERATLVQFSSAFCQPCRATRRTLAEVARMVDGVVHVEIDAEARLELVRSLNILRTPTVLVLDADGTIVRRAAGQPRKADVIAALGAAVPD, encoded by the coding sequence ATGACCGGACTCATGGTGTGTATCGCGGTGCTGGCGGCGGCAAGCGTCTTCGGCGTGCTGTGGCGGCGCCGCGACGGGAGGCTGAAGGTGCGAGGGCGGGACGACGGAGCGCGGCTGGGGGCCGCCGAGATCGGCGCGGAACTGGGGGAGCGGGCCACCCTCGTGCAGTTCTCCAGCGCCTTCTGCCAGCCCTGCCGCGCCACCCGGCGCACCCTTGCCGAGGTCGCGCGGATGGTGGACGGGGTGGTGCATGTCGAGATCGACGCCGAGGCCCGTCTGGAGCTCGTACGGAGCCTCAACATCCTGCGTACGCCCACGGTCCTGGTGCTCGACGCGGACGGCACGATCGTGCGGCGCGCCGCCGGTCAGCCACGCAAGGCGGACGTCATCGCCGCATTGGGCGCCGCGGTCCCTGACTGA
- a CDS encoding flavin reductase family protein translates to MTAASPDLGTPRTAGPDLLRSVFRQHAAGVAVITAHGSRPVGFTATSLTSVAAEPPLLSFGIGTGSSSWPAVAEAEHVGVHILGEHQRELAATFARSGADRFGPATSWRTGPEGVPLLDGVLAWLVCKVVTRVPAGDHRIVLAQPVIGDPTGPGRPLLYHQGRFNALRD, encoded by the coding sequence ATGACGGCCGCCTCGCCCGACCTCGGCACTCCGCGCACCGCCGGCCCCGATCTCCTGCGCTCCGTCTTCCGGCAGCACGCCGCGGGCGTCGCCGTGATCACCGCGCACGGCTCCCGCCCCGTCGGCTTCACCGCCACGTCCCTCACCTCCGTCGCCGCGGAGCCGCCGCTGCTCTCGTTCGGCATCGGCACCGGCTCCTCCAGCTGGCCGGCCGTCGCCGAGGCCGAGCACGTCGGCGTCCACATACTCGGCGAGCACCAACGGGAGCTGGCCGCCACCTTCGCCCGCAGCGGCGCGGACCGCTTCGGCCCCGCCACCTCCTGGCGCACCGGCCCCGAGGGCGTGCCCCTGCTGGACGGGGTGCTGGCCTGGCTGGTCTGCAAGGTCGTGACGCGGGTTCCGGCCGGTGATCACCGGATCGTGCTCGCCCAGCCGGTCATCGGCGACCCCACCGGGCCGGGCCGGCCGCTCCTCTATCACCAGGGACGCTTCAACGCGTTGCGGGACTGA
- a CDS encoding electron transfer flavoprotein subunit beta/FixA family protein, whose protein sequence is MSLRIVVCVKYVPDATGDRHFAEDLTVDRDDVDGLLSELDEYAVEQALQIKEAADDAEITVLTVGPEDANDALRKALSMGADKGVHVEDDDLHGTDALGTSLVLAKAIEKTGYDLVVCGMASTDGGMGVLPALLAERLNVPQVTQLSEVAVADGKVTGRRDGDTATEQLEAALPAVVSVTDQSGEARYPSFKGIMAAKKKPVESLELDDLDVEADEVGLEGAWTAVDEATERPARTAGTIVKDEGEGGKQLAEFLAGQKFI, encoded by the coding sequence GTGAGCTTGAGGATCGTTGTCTGTGTGAAGTACGTGCCCGACGCCACCGGCGACCGGCACTTCGCCGAGGACCTGACCGTCGACCGCGACGACGTGGACGGCCTCCTGTCGGAGCTCGACGAGTACGCCGTCGAGCAGGCCCTGCAGATCAAGGAAGCGGCCGACGACGCGGAGATCACGGTCCTGACCGTCGGTCCCGAGGACGCCAACGACGCGCTCCGCAAGGCGCTGTCGATGGGCGCCGACAAGGGTGTGCACGTCGAGGACGACGACCTGCACGGCACCGACGCGCTGGGCACCTCGCTCGTGCTGGCCAAGGCCATCGAGAAGACCGGCTACGACCTGGTCGTCTGCGGTATGGCCTCCACCGACGGCGGCATGGGCGTGCTGCCCGCGCTGCTCGCCGAGCGGCTGAACGTCCCCCAGGTGACCCAGCTCTCCGAGGTCGCCGTTGCCGACGGCAAGGTCACCGGCCGCCGTGACGGTGACACCGCCACCGAGCAGCTGGAGGCCGCGCTGCCGGCCGTCGTGTCCGTGACCGACCAGTCGGGCGAGGCGCGCTACCCGTCCTTCAAGGGCATCATGGCCGCGAAGAAGAAGCCGGTGGAGTCCCTGGAGCTGGACGACCTGGACGTCGAGGCGGACGAGGTCGGCCTGGAGGGCGCCTGGACCGCCGTCGACGAGGCGACCGAGCGCCCGGCCCGTACGGCGGGCACGATCGTCAAGGACGAGGGCGAGGGCGGCAAGCAGCTCGCCGAGTTCCTCGCGGGTCAGAAGTTCATCTGA
- a CDS encoding electron transfer flavoprotein subunit alpha/FixB family protein — translation MAEVLVYVDHVDGAVRKPTLELLTLARRVGEPVAVHLGANAEDAAKVLGEHGAVKVLTADAPEFAEYLVAPKVDALQSAYDAVSPAAVLLPSSTEGKEIAARLAVRIGSGIITDAVDLEAGDEGPVATQSVFAASFTTKSRVTKGTPVITVKPNSAAPEAAPAAGTVEQLAVTVAESSKGTKIVLRTPRESTGRPELTEAAIVVSGGRGVNGAENFPVIEALADSLGAAVGASRAAVDAGWYPHTSQVGQTGKSVSPQLYIAAGISGAIQHRAGMQTSKTIVAINKDAEAPIFDLVDYGVVGDLFDVVPALTEAVKARKG, via the coding sequence ATGGCTGAAGTCCTTGTCTACGTCGACCACGTGGACGGCGCCGTCCGCAAGCCCACCCTCGAACTTCTCACCCTCGCCCGCCGCGTCGGCGAGCCGGTGGCCGTCCACCTCGGTGCGAACGCGGAGGACGCCGCCAAGGTCCTCGGCGAGCACGGCGCCGTCAAGGTCCTGACCGCCGACGCGCCCGAGTTCGCCGAGTACCTCGTCGCCCCCAAGGTCGACGCGCTGCAGTCCGCCTACGACGCGGTCTCCCCGGCCGCCGTGCTGCTGCCGTCCTCCACGGAGGGCAAGGAGATCGCGGCCCGTCTCGCGGTCCGCATCGGCTCCGGCATCATCACCGACGCCGTCGACCTGGAGGCCGGCGACGAGGGCCCGGTGGCGACGCAGTCCGTCTTCGCGGCGTCCTTCACCACCAAGTCCCGTGTCACCAAGGGCACCCCGGTCATCACCGTCAAGCCCAACTCCGCCGCCCCGGAGGCCGCGCCGGCCGCCGGTACGGTCGAGCAGCTCGCGGTGACCGTCGCCGAGTCCTCCAAGGGCACCAAGATCGTCTTGCGTACCCCGCGCGAGTCGACCGGCCGCCCGGAGCTGACCGAGGCCGCGATCGTGGTCTCCGGTGGCCGCGGGGTCAACGGCGCCGAGAACTTCCCGGTCATCGAGGCGCTCGCCGACTCGCTCGGCGCGGCCGTCGGCGCCTCCCGTGCCGCGGTGGACGCCGGCTGGTACCCGCACACCAGCCAGGTCGGCCAGACCGGTAAGTCGGTCTCGCCGCAGCTCTACATCGCGGCGGGCATCTCCGGCGCGATCCAGCACCGTGCCGGTATGCAGACCTCGAAGACCATCGTCGCCATCAACAAGGACGCCGAGGCGCCGATCTTCGACCTGGTCGACTACGGCGTGGTCGGCGACCTGTTCGACGTCGTTCCGGCGCTCACCGAAGCGGTCAAGGCCCGCAAGGGCTGA
- a CDS encoding DinB family protein: MTWIAPSIERRELPTVAGEREMLQGWLDWHRDTLLAKCAGLAPDQLAEASAPPSSLTLLGLVRHMTDVERAWFRQRFAGERIESRYITDENVDADFDDVDPAGARAAFDAFRSEIERCDAAVVDGDLDATFQSSRGRTLNLRWIYVHMIEEYARHNGHADLLRERIDGATED, encoded by the coding sequence ATGACGTGGATCGCACCCTCTATTGAGCGCCGAGAACTCCCGACGGTAGCCGGCGAGCGGGAAATGCTGCAGGGCTGGCTCGACTGGCACCGCGACACCCTGCTCGCCAAGTGCGCCGGGCTCGCCCCGGACCAGCTGGCCGAGGCGAGCGCCCCGCCGTCCAGCCTCACCCTGCTGGGCCTGGTACGCCACATGACGGACGTCGAGCGCGCCTGGTTCCGGCAGCGCTTCGCCGGCGAGCGGATCGAGAGCCGCTACATCACCGACGAGAACGTGGACGCGGATTTCGACGACGTCGATCCTGCGGGAGCCAGGGCGGCCTTCGACGCGTTCCGCTCGGAGATCGAACGCTGCGACGCGGCGGTGGTGGACGGCGACCTGGACGCGACCTTCCAGAGCAGCCGTGGCCGCACGCTGAACCTGCGCTGGATCTACGTCCACATGATCGAGGAGTACGCCCGGCACAACGGCCACGCGGACCTGCTGCGCGAGCGGATCGACGGCGCGACCGAAGACTGA
- a CDS encoding DUF6986 family protein yields MGQQETVATSLAHTVREGIGAALAEVDADLARRYPGDPGTRQPVHTVYVPGDVFAADTLRSWGDQALAALDAHAPDAGALATVLGISDELAGPVYDRVRAKLEREPIEDLRVDFEDGYGPRPDAEEDEAAARAAARVAAAFQDGTAAPYMGIRMKCMEAAVRDRGIRTLDIFLTGLMEAGGLPDGLVLTLPKVTYAEQVTAMVRLLEAFEKAHGLESGRIGFEIQIETTQSILGADGRATVARMIEAAEGRATSLHYGTFDYSASCGVSAAHQSLDHPVADHAKAVMQVAAAGTGVRLSDGSTNVLPVGATAQVHDAWRLHHGLVRRSLARAYYQGWDMHPGHLPTRYAAVYAFYREGLEQAAARLAAYVAKAGGDVMDEPATAKALSGYLLRGLDCGAVDSAEVEGLTGLGRAELDALAGRPSNVG; encoded by the coding sequence ATGGGGCAGCAGGAGACCGTGGCGACGAGCCTCGCGCACACCGTACGCGAGGGAATCGGCGCCGCTCTCGCCGAGGTCGACGCCGATCTGGCGCGGCGCTACCCGGGCGACCCCGGTACCCGCCAGCCGGTCCACACCGTCTACGTTCCCGGCGATGTCTTCGCCGCGGACACCCTTCGCTCCTGGGGCGACCAGGCCCTCGCCGCCCTCGACGCACACGCCCCCGACGCCGGCGCGCTCGCCACCGTCCTCGGCATCTCCGACGAACTCGCCGGACCCGTCTACGACCGCGTCCGCGCCAAGCTGGAGCGCGAGCCGATCGAAGACCTGCGCGTCGACTTCGAGGACGGCTACGGCCCCCGCCCGGACGCTGAGGAGGACGAGGCCGCCGCCCGCGCCGCCGCACGGGTCGCCGCCGCGTTCCAGGACGGCACCGCCGCCCCGTACATGGGCATCCGGATGAAGTGCATGGAGGCCGCCGTCCGCGACCGCGGCATCCGCACCCTCGACATCTTCCTCACCGGCCTGATGGAGGCCGGCGGCCTGCCCGACGGACTGGTACTGACGCTCCCCAAGGTCACCTACGCCGAGCAGGTCACCGCGATGGTCCGGCTGCTGGAGGCGTTCGAGAAGGCCCACGGCCTGGAGAGCGGCCGGATCGGCTTCGAGATCCAGATCGAGACCACCCAGTCGATCCTGGGTGCCGACGGCCGTGCCACCGTCGCCCGCATGATCGAGGCCGCGGAGGGGCGCGCCACGTCCCTGCACTACGGCACCTTCGACTACAGCGCCTCCTGCGGCGTCAGCGCCGCCCACCAGTCGCTGGACCACCCGGTGGCCGACCACGCCAAGGCCGTGATGCAGGTGGCCGCGGCGGGTACCGGCGTGCGGCTGTCCGACGGCTCGACCAATGTCCTGCCCGTCGGCGCCACCGCCCAGGTCCACGACGCCTGGCGGCTGCACCACGGCCTCGTCCGCCGGTCGCTGGCCCGTGCGTACTACCAGGGCTGGGACATGCACCCGGGCCACCTGCCCACCCGGTACGCGGCGGTCTACGCCTTCTACCGCGAGGGCCTGGAGCAGGCCGCCGCCCGGCTCGCGGCCTATGTCGCCAAGGCCGGCGGCGACGTCATGGACGAGCCCGCCACCGCCAAGGCGCTCAGCGGCTATTTGCTGCGCGGCCTCGACTGCGGGGCCGTCGACAGCGCCGAGGTCGAAGGGCTCACCGGACTGGGGCGTGCGGAACTGGATGCGCTGGCGGGGCGGCCTTCGAATGTGGGCTGA
- a CDS encoding LacI family DNA-binding transcriptional regulator — protein sequence MTDTARGTSRRYGSRPTMKDVASRAGVGLKTVSRVVNGEPGVTPDTERRVQEAITALGFRRNDSARILRKGRTASIGLVLEDLADPFYGPLSRAVEEVARRHGALLINGSSAEDPAREQELVLALCARRVDGLVVIPAGDDHRYLEPEIAAGVATVFVDRPAGRIDADVVLSDSFGGAQEAVAHLIAHGHRRIGFLGDQPRIHTAMERLRGYRAAMAAAGLPVDDSWVSLGPTDPARVRAAATAMLDRPEPVTALFAGNNRVTVTVVRVLRELPRPVALVGFDDFELADLVRPAITVVAQDAARLGRTAAGLLFRRLEGATEPPRRVELPTRLIARGSGEIRPHES from the coding sequence GTGACCGACACCGCCCGGGGCACCTCCCGCCGCTATGGCAGCCGGCCCACGATGAAGGATGTGGCGTCGCGCGCCGGGGTCGGCCTCAAGACGGTCTCGCGGGTGGTCAACGGCGAGCCGGGCGTCACACCGGACACCGAACGCCGCGTCCAGGAAGCCATCACCGCACTGGGATTCCGCCGTAACGACTCGGCCCGGATCCTGCGCAAGGGCCGTACGGCGAGCATCGGACTGGTGCTGGAGGATCTCGCCGACCCGTTCTACGGGCCGCTGAGCCGTGCCGTCGAGGAGGTCGCACGCCGTCACGGAGCGCTGCTGATCAATGGCTCCAGCGCCGAGGACCCGGCCCGCGAACAGGAGTTGGTGCTCGCGCTGTGCGCCCGGCGGGTGGACGGGCTGGTCGTCATCCCGGCCGGCGATGACCACCGCTACCTGGAGCCGGAGATCGCGGCCGGTGTCGCGACCGTCTTCGTGGACCGCCCGGCCGGCCGGATCGACGCGGATGTCGTGCTCTCCGACAGCTTCGGCGGCGCCCAGGAGGCGGTCGCCCATCTCATCGCGCACGGCCACCGCCGGATCGGTTTCCTCGGCGACCAGCCGAGGATCCACACCGCGATGGAGCGGCTGCGCGGCTATCGCGCCGCGATGGCCGCCGCCGGACTGCCCGTCGACGACTCCTGGGTGTCGCTGGGCCCGACCGATCCCGCCCGCGTACGAGCCGCCGCCACGGCCATGCTGGACCGTCCCGAGCCGGTCACCGCGCTCTTCGCGGGGAACAACCGCGTCACCGTCACCGTCGTACGCGTCCTCCGCGAACTCCCGCGTCCCGTCGCGCTGGTGGGCTTCGACGACTTCGAGCTGGCCGATCTCGTCCGCCCGGCGATCACCGTCGTCGCCCAGGACGCCGCCCGCCTGGGCCGTACGGCCGCCGGGCTCCTCTTCCGCCGCCTGGAGGGCGCCACCGAACCACCGCGCCGGGTGGAGCTCCCGACCCGTCTGATCGCCCGCGGCTCGGGCGAGATCCGCCCGCACGAGAGCTGA
- a CDS encoding ROK family protein yields MQTYLSAALDIGGTKIAGALVDAHGRLVVRVARPTPADKDGATVMRAVAGVVAELAAAPEWDRVAAVGIGSAGPVDASAGTVSPVNIPGWRDFPLVAAVRTLVGERPVVLVGDGVAMTAAEHWQGAARGHANALCLVVSTGVGGGLVLNGRLHPGPTGNAGHIGHISVDLDGDPCPCGARGCVERIASGPNIARRALANGWRPGPDGDTSAAAVAASAHTGDPLAIRSFERAAQALAAGIAATATLVEIDIAVIGGGVAGAGDLLFTPLRSALRDYATLSFVADLRVVPAQMGTDAGVVGAAAAAQQSRLDAFVPVP; encoded by the coding sequence ATGCAGACGTACCTCAGCGCAGCTCTGGACATTGGCGGCACCAAGATCGCCGGCGCTCTGGTGGACGCACACGGCAGGCTGGTCGTACGGGTCGCGCGGCCCACCCCCGCCGACAAGGACGGGGCGACGGTGATGCGCGCGGTGGCCGGGGTGGTCGCCGAACTGGCCGCGGCGCCCGAGTGGGACAGAGTGGCGGCCGTCGGCATCGGCAGTGCGGGTCCGGTGGACGCCTCGGCCGGCACCGTCAGCCCGGTCAACATTCCCGGCTGGCGTGACTTCCCGCTGGTGGCGGCGGTGCGGACGCTCGTCGGGGAGCGTCCGGTGGTGCTGGTCGGTGACGGCGTCGCGATGACAGCTGCCGAGCACTGGCAGGGCGCCGCGCGCGGCCATGCCAACGCGCTGTGCCTGGTGGTCTCCACCGGGGTCGGCGGCGGACTGGTCCTCAACGGCCGGCTGCACCCGGGCCCCACCGGAAACGCCGGCCACATCGGGCACATAAGCGTCGACCTCGACGGTGACCCGTGCCCGTGCGGCGCCCGCGGCTGCGTCGAGCGGATCGCCAGCGGCCCCAATATCGCCCGCCGGGCGCTGGCGAACGGCTGGCGGCCGGGCCCCGACGGGGACACCAGTGCCGCCGCCGTCGCCGCCTCGGCGCACACCGGGGACCCGCTCGCCATCCGTTCCTTCGAACGGGCCGCCCAGGCGCTGGCGGCCGGGATCGCCGCCACCGCGACGCTGGTCGAGATCGATATCGCGGTCATCGGCGGGGGAGTCGCGGGCGCCGGAGATCTCCTCTTCACCCCGTTGCGTTCGGCCCTGCGTGACTACGCGACGCTGTCGTTCGTGGCGGACCTGAGAGTCGTACCAGCTCAAATGGGGACGGACGCCGGAGTGGTGGGCGCCGCGGCCGCCGCGCAACAGTCCCGTCTCGATGCCTTCGTCCCGGTGCCCTGA
- a CDS encoding serine/threonine-protein kinase has product MGVVCRAVDEVLGREVALKVLRAYTDASAPELADLRTRMQREARAAARIRHSGVITVHDVIDEDGRPVIVMELVDGPSLDDAIAQGGALEPREIARIGARVMDALAAAHHVGVLHRDVKPGNVLLDGWGHRPGRSDSGGGRVVLTDFGIASIEAPGDGATTNITRSGELVGSLDYLPPERAQGQDPTPASDIWSLGMTLYAAVEGGGAPFRRTSVWSTLTAIVTEPLPEPQRAGPLAPVLHALMAKNPADRPSAAQARRLLEAVAEGRDTQVAPTPGTPYLPTATDLRAVTPPHPPQEIGQPGGGRQGVGHPGAAAQPPGAQAAAAAGAAPDGPVNAGVPPASWLSGPGPQGAPAPRQTPPAQHNAPGGEHNTPPAATPSSPSSRNSPHAHISPNSPSSPDFPANAPASGPLHDPPGVVSGPAVGSTGPRPYLGVPSERDTARLPARRRRRVALAVAAVLAVLATGGGVTYALVGGDPGGAVAEGGRHAPEPPESPSRAGRPSASAGTDDDKDAGKGKESPSPSASQQPSGDATSNDPKPGGAGGSSGEQDGGTDAGGTTGGADGGSSGGSDGGTGTSGGGSGGTGSGGSGGGDPSPSTSCVDIGGGRTNCDVWRTATSYTASFQQAGTLNMGTNYFYCQAKLGRRETYGKWTNVWWAKTDDDSGNSGVYISVVYITGGENDQPVPGLPTC; this is encoded by the coding sequence ATGGGCGTGGTCTGCCGCGCCGTCGACGAGGTGCTCGGCCGCGAGGTCGCGCTGAAGGTCCTGCGCGCCTATACCGACGCCTCCGCCCCGGAGCTCGCCGATCTGCGTACCCGTATGCAGCGTGAAGCGCGGGCCGCGGCCCGTATCCGGCACTCCGGCGTGATCACCGTCCATGACGTCATCGACGAGGACGGACGGCCGGTCATCGTCATGGAGCTGGTGGACGGCCCCTCGCTGGACGACGCCATCGCGCAGGGCGGCGCCCTCGAACCCCGGGAGATCGCCCGTATCGGCGCCCGCGTCATGGACGCGTTGGCCGCCGCTCACCACGTGGGCGTGCTGCACCGCGATGTGAAGCCGGGCAATGTGCTGCTGGACGGCTGGGGGCACCGACCAGGCCGTTCAGACTCTGGGGGAGGCCGGGTGGTGCTGACCGACTTCGGCATCGCCAGCATCGAGGCCCCGGGCGACGGCGCCACCACGAACATCACCCGCAGCGGCGAACTGGTCGGCTCGCTCGACTATCTGCCGCCCGAGCGGGCCCAGGGCCAGGACCCGACGCCCGCCTCGGACATCTGGTCGCTGGGAATGACGCTGTATGCGGCCGTGGAGGGCGGCGGTGCGCCGTTCCGTCGTACGTCGGTGTGGTCGACGCTCACCGCGATCGTCACCGAGCCGCTGCCCGAGCCGCAACGTGCCGGGCCGCTGGCCCCCGTCCTGCACGCCCTGATGGCCAAGAATCCGGCCGACCGGCCGTCCGCCGCCCAGGCGCGGAGGCTGCTGGAGGCGGTGGCCGAGGGCCGGGATACGCAGGTGGCGCCGACGCCCGGCACGCCGTATCTGCCCACCGCGACTGATCTCCGCGCGGTCACCCCGCCGCATCCGCCGCAGGAGATCGGGCAGCCAGGGGGCGGCCGGCAGGGGGTGGGCCATCCGGGGGCGGCCGCTCAGCCGCCCGGCGCCCAGGCGGCAGCGGCGGCCGGTGCCGCGCCCGACGGTCCGGTCAACGCGGGCGTGCCCCCGGCCAGTTGGCTGTCCGGGCCGGGTCCCCAGGGTGCACCGGCGCCCCGGCAGACCCCGCCCGCCCAGCACAACGCGCCGGGTGGTGAGCACAACACCCCGCCCGCGGCCACTCCAAGCTCCCCCAGCTCCCGCAACTCACCCCACGCGCATATCTCCCCCAACTCCCCCAGCTCTCCCGACTTTCCGGCAAACGCCCCCGCCTCCGGCCCCCTCCACGACCCGCCCGGCGTGGTGAGCGGCCCGGCCGTGGGCAGTACGGGCCCCCGTCCGTACCTCGGGGTCCCGTCCGAGCGGGACACCGCACGGCTGCCGGCCCGCCGTCGGCGTCGTGTGGCGCTGGCCGTCGCGGCGGTGCTCGCCGTGCTCGCGACCGGCGGCGGGGTGACGTACGCACTGGTCGGCGGGGACCCCGGCGGCGCCGTCGCGGAGGGCGGACGGCATGCCCCGGAGCCACCCGAGAGCCCGTCCAGGGCCGGCCGGCCCAGCGCATCGGCCGGCACGGACGACGACAAGGATGCGGGCAAGGGCAAGGAGAGCCCGTCACCCTCCGCATCGCAGCAGCCGTCGGGCGACGCGACCTCGAACGACCCCAAGCCCGGTGGCGCGGGCGGGAGTTCGGGCGAGCAGGACGGCGGCACGGACGCGGGTGGCACCACGGGCGGCGCGGACGGTGGCTCCTCCGGTGGTTCGGACGGCGGCACCGGTACGTCCGGTGGCGGCAGCGGCGGCACCGGCTCGGGGGGCAGTGGCGGCGGCGACCCCAGCCCGAGCACGTCGTGTGTGGACATCGGCGGCGGTAGGACCAACTGCGATGTGTGGCGCACCGCCACCTCGTACACCGCGTCCTTTCAGCAGGCCGGCACGCTGAACATGGGCACCAACTATTTCTACTGCCAGGCGAAGCTCGGCCGTCGCGAGACGTACGGGAAGTGGACGAACGTCTGGTGGGCCAAGACCGATGACGACAGCGGCAACTCCGGTGTCTACATCAGCGTCGTCTACATCACCGGCGGCGAGAACGACCAGCCGGTCCCCGGGCTGCCTACCTGCTGA
- a CDS encoding NUDIX hydrolase, with the protein MIVWLNGTFGAGKTTAAHELLDLLPGSTLYDPELLGHGLRLMLPAKRLEEIDDYQDLPSWRRMVVDTAAALLTEVPGPLVTPMTLLRQEYRDEIFGSLAARRIPVRHVLLHAEETILRARIAGREEVPGNPEANESVRRWCLEHLGPYAGALDWIRGDAHVVDTSRLTPRQTAEQVAEAVRTGAGSCDIVQTPEPSAETLAAGVLLFDDQDRVLLVDPTYKAGWEFPGGIVEPGERPAHAGVREVAEELGIQLTRAPRLLVLDWEAPKPPGFGGLRLLFDGGRLTGDRIRQLLLPGAELREWRFVTEAEAEQMLPPVRWNRLRWALRAREQGWPVHLEAGVPVG; encoded by the coding sequence GTGATCGTCTGGCTGAACGGCACGTTCGGTGCGGGCAAGACCACTGCGGCTCATGAATTGCTCGACCTGCTTCCCGGAAGCACGCTCTACGACCCCGAACTCCTCGGCCACGGGCTGCGGTTGATGCTGCCCGCCAAGCGGCTGGAGGAGATCGACGACTATCAGGACCTGCCGTCCTGGCGGCGGATGGTCGTCGACACCGCCGCCGCGCTGCTCACCGAGGTACCGGGCCCCCTGGTCACGCCGATGACCCTGCTGCGGCAGGAGTACCGCGACGAGATCTTCGGCTCCCTCGCCGCCCGCCGGATTCCGGTACGGCATGTCCTGCTCCACGCGGAGGAAACGATCCTGCGTGCGCGAATAGCAGGACGCGAGGAAGTACCCGGGAACCCCGAGGCCAATGAGTCGGTACGCCGGTGGTGCCTGGAGCACCTCGGCCCGTACGCCGGTGCGCTCGACTGGATCAGGGGGGACGCGCATGTCGTGGACACCAGCCGGCTGACGCCGCGGCAGACCGCGGAGCAGGTCGCCGAGGCGGTACGGACCGGGGCCGGCTCCTGCGACATCGTGCAGACCCCCGAACCGAGCGCGGAGACCCTCGCTGCCGGCGTCCTGCTCTTCGACGACCAGGACCGGGTGCTGCTCGTCGACCCCACGTACAAGGCCGGCTGGGAATTCCCCGGCGGCATCGTGGAGCCCGGCGAGAGGCCCGCCCACGCCGGGGTACGCGAGGTCGCCGAGGAGCTGGGCATTCAGCTGACGCGCGCGCCCCGGCTGCTGGTACTGGACTGGGAAGCACCCAAACCGCCCGGCTTCGGCGGCCTCCGGCTGCTCTTCGACGGCGGCAGGCTGACCGGCGACCGGATCCGGCAGCTGCTGCTGCCCGGCGCGGAGCTGCGCGAATGGCGCTTCGTCACCGAGGCCGAGGCCGAGCAGATGCTGCCACCGGTGCGCTGGAACCGACTGCGCTGGGCGCTGCGCGCCCGGGAACAGGGGTGGCCCGTGCATCTGGAAGCGGGGGTTCCCGTGGGGTAG